In Paenibacillus guangzhouensis, a single window of DNA contains:
- a CDS encoding metal ABC transporter substrate-binding protein produces the protein MKSMRKYKIGAIFMILAIMLAACGQNNAMQLEEGKVNVVTTIFPIYDFARQIGGDHAHVMNLIPTGVEPHDWTPKSQDITVTSKAQLLLYNGAGLEGWIPNFLQGLDKNAKLKTVEVSHGIDLIHAEGDDGHHHGEEAGHEDEHNHDNEAAHGEDMYLDPHTWVSPKSALIMAKNIKDSFIAIDAANQADYEANYTKLEQKLKDLDAKFETELAKTTKKEIVVSHQAFGYLARDYGLTQKSVMGLSPEAEPRSQDILELTKYVKEHDVKYIFFEELVSDQIAKMLASEAKVGTLVLNPIEGLTPEQDKSGESYVTLMERNLQNLVQALQ, from the coding sequence ATGAAATCGATGCGTAAATATAAAATAGGAGCGATCTTCATGATCCTAGCGATCATGCTAGCTGCTTGTGGACAGAATAATGCGATGCAGTTGGAAGAGGGCAAAGTGAACGTGGTAACGACCATTTTCCCAATCTATGATTTTGCAAGACAGATCGGAGGCGATCATGCTCATGTTATGAATTTGATCCCGACGGGCGTGGAGCCGCATGACTGGACGCCGAAGAGCCAGGATATTACGGTTACCTCCAAAGCGCAACTGCTGCTATACAATGGGGCAGGTCTTGAGGGCTGGATTCCGAATTTCCTGCAAGGATTAGATAAAAATGCGAAGCTGAAGACGGTTGAAGTGAGTCATGGGATTGATCTGATTCATGCCGAAGGTGATGATGGTCATCATCATGGTGAGGAAGCCGGGCATGAAGATGAACACAATCATGACAACGAAGCTGCTCATGGCGAAGATATGTATCTTGATCCACATACGTGGGTAAGTCCGAAGTCAGCGCTGATCATGGCGAAGAATATTAAAGATAGTTTTATAGCGATCGATGCTGCGAACCAAGCAGATTATGAGGCGAATTATACGAAACTCGAGCAGAAGTTGAAAGATTTAGATGCGAAGTTCGAGACCGAACTCGCGAAGACCACGAAGAAAGAGATTGTCGTATCGCATCAGGCGTTCGGATATTTAGCACGGGACTACGGGCTAACCCAGAAATCCGTCATGGGATTGTCGCCTGAAGCCGAGCCACGCAGCCAAGATATTCTTGAATTGACGAAGTATGTAAAGGAACACGATGTGAAATACATTTTCTTCGAGGAATTGGTATCGGATCAAATTGCGAAGATGCTGGCGAGTGAAGCGAAAGTAGGAACTCTTGTGTTGAACCCCATTGAAGGTCTTACACCGGAACAAGATAAATCTGGTGAAAGTTATGTTACATTAATGGAACGCAATTTGCAAAATTTAGTTCAGGCTTTACAATAG